Proteins co-encoded in one Amaranthus tricolor cultivar Red isolate AtriRed21 chromosome 7, ASM2621246v1, whole genome shotgun sequence genomic window:
- the LOC130818306 gene encoding 4-hydroxy-tetrahydrodipicolinate reductase 2, chloroplastic-like — protein MAFVVKLPITVSISSQCKVGGISGCKLRNSGFQTMPRTLVSAVMSSNTAQNVENLSVKAKDIGLPIMVNSCMGKMGKAVIEASINAGLHIIPVSFGAQEESGQSVQVGNKEIQVHGPSEREDVLASVYDEYPNLIVVDYTIPNAVNDNAELYCKIGVPFVMGTTGGDRERLHKTVEDSKNYAVISPQMGKQVVAFLAAMEIMAEQFPGAFAGYSLQVMESHQANKKDASGTAKAVISCFQKLGVDFDMDQIQLVRDPKLQIEMVGVPEEHISGHAFHMYHLTSPDQTVSFEFQHNVCGRSIYAEGTVDAVLFLAKKVRSKAGKRIYNMIDVLREGNMR, from the exons ATGGCATTTGTAGTAAAACTTCCGATTACAGTGAGTATTTCTTCACAATGTAAGGTTGGAGGAATTTCTGGGTGTAAACTTAGAAATTCTGGGTTTCAAACTATGCCTAGAACATTGGTTTCAGCTGTAATGTCAAGTAACACTGCTCAGAATGTGGAAAATCTTTCTGTCAAGGCTAAAGATATTGGATTGCCTATTATG GTTAATAGTTGCATGGGCAAGATGGGAAAGGCAGTTATTGAAGCATCAATTAATGCAGGCCTTCACATCATTCCTGTATCATTTGGTGCTCAGGAAGAGAGTGGGCAATCTGTCCAAGTGGGCAATAAAGAAATTCAGGTCCACGGTCCATCAGAAAGAGAAGATGTTCTTGCCTCCGTGTATGATGAATATCCAAATCTGATCGTGGTGGACTACACAATTCCTAACGCAGTGAATG ATAACGCAGAGTTGTATTGCAAAATTGGGGTACCTTTTGTGATGGGAACCACTGGTGGAGACAGGGAGAGACTTCATAAAACTGTGGAGGATTCAAAAAATTATGCTGTCATATCACCCCAGATGGGAAAACag GTTGTAGCATTTCTCGCAGCCATGGAAATAATGGCCGAGCAATTCCCTGGAGCTTTTGCTGGATATTCTTTACAA gTTATGGAGTCTCATCAAGCCAATAAAAAGGATGCCTCCGGGACTGCTAAGGCTGTTATCTCATGCTTTCAGAAACTTGGAGTGGACTTTGATATGGAtcag ATACAACTAGTAAGGGATCCCAAGTTGCAAATTGAGATGGTTGGCGTCCCGGAAGAACACATATCTGGTCATGCATTTCACATGTACCACCTGACGTCCCCTGACCAAAC GGTATCATTTGAGTTTCAGCATAACGTGTGTGGACGATCTATATATGCTGAGGGTACCGTGGATGCTGTGCTGTTCCTAGCAAAAAAG GTTCGATCCAAGGCTGGGAAGCGGATATACAATATGATTGATGTCTTGCGTGAAGGAAACATGCGATGA